The Besnoitia besnoiti strain Bb-Ger1 chromosome Unknown contig00193, whole genome shotgun sequence genome segment aagacattatagttcctagaatactgaagatgactccggttatgagatacagacaaccaagttctttatgattgcagtacaccaccaccccactggactgcttaagacagctaaaagtgttggatttcaatatcacggtaatcatgtttgcttggaagctgtagtcattataactattgatttagtataagcatagaaccaatccggtagtaagatatacgatagtagctaatctaccatataagatataagtcgcttgtggaatagcactaccaataataatcaagaagatcatactgtatacccaaataattacccatccactgactacatttcgagtcataaaatgttgtcgtatcaacattcgagtattcaaagctcgaatttcagataaaagagctaagttaatgagagaggacataaatactaacaaaccaccggttttggatgggattacttttaacaccgcataatatgctaaaaagtaccattcaggtacgatatgaagcggagttacaaaccggttcactggtatggagttatctgggtgcgataattcaatcaaaccaaaagccgtttgtaagaaaattaaaccaattagataatatggtagatagggaacaaactgtctccagacgttcttaacccagctcacgtattacatctgacggtgaactagcgttcctaactgaatcttgttcaataacaagggagtaatgagccgacatggaggtgctgatacaatccgaggattagaactcccaatattatctgacctgttatccccggcgtaccttacgaccgttatatgatttagagatagaatgtaatgtggattaatatccacatggtttctacaaagtgtagatataaaatagtgaatggttctgtaaagatcttgcataacatacctttagatttgcttagcattatagagcttgtaggcatgtaagtaactaaagaactatagatactttgagtgaagaatacaaggatagctccaacaataacatggctaaaatgtataccagttaagatgaaaagtccattaccaaatgcattatcattaatataaagagatagtcctaagtattccgtacagactaacattaagaaggcgactaccaaagtgaatgtcatgatattcgtacagcttgtatacaaatgttggtttttcaaatatacgctggataccactatacttaatgcacttaacatgatggtcatgaaaagcacaagagaacttggatccggtaaacaaagaccttcaagatctaaaccagtagtccaactcgtagtatatactccccagaaaaaggtagtttatatcaacctaggaatcccattttagtaagtgtaacatggagtctagcttcagttgttatctgattggtattgcatgcctggtgacttagaatatgattcttattaatggagcacagttcctgggtatccaatccagtgctctgccttgggcattgaaactaacccacagttcaaccctgtattataaaatccagtagactcatgtccttgtcgtttatataaatctattaatgcttgtcaagttccttgtatctagttagctcactgcgtacttaggatcagaccaaaagagttcactaatggtactagaaaataggagatcgcgttagttcttgggaaaacgacttccgaaccaccaatatatattggtacaaagaagttaccatatcctccgtacaaagcaggcattaagaacataaagatcatagctaggccatgtatcgttattatcacattataagtagctatcgtctctgtacaaatgatccgcgatccagaactgtataactcaaatcgaataaacaaagacattatagttcctagaatactgaagatgactccggttatgagatacagacaaccaagttctttatgattgcagtacaccaccacccactggactgcttaagacagctaaaagtgttggatttcaatatcacggtaatcatgtttgcttggaagctgtagtcattataactattgatttagtataagcatagaaccaatccggtagtaagatatacgatagtagctaatctaccatataagatataagtcgcttgtggaatagcactaccaataataatcaagaagatcatactgtatacccaaataattacccatccactgactacatttcgagtcataaaaatgtttgtcgtatcaacattcgagtattcaaagctcgaatttcagaataaaagagctaagttaatgagagaggacataaatactaacaaaccaccggttttggatgggattgACTTTTTAACacgcataatatgctaaaagtaccattcaggtacgatatgaagcggagttacaaaccggttcactggtatggagttatctgggtgcgataattcaatcaaaccaaaagccgtttgtaagaaaattaaccaattagataggatagacatttagcatcggtcattaacatatgaggatagaaggctactttaagtgcggaatcaatacctgcagggttactagaaccatttaatgtaaatagaagatgtgtaatacaattagaatgcaacctacaaaaggtaatataaagtgcaatacaaagaatcgttttaaatgttacatcagatacatagtatccaccgagtaaccaaggtaactaaaatatggtattggagaaaggagattagtaatgactgtagcaccccagaaactcatctgtccccatggtagtacataaccgaggaaagcagtggctatagtaagtagatataaaactaaaccagacatccaagcagtagttaaataactatagctggagttatacatacctcgagacatgtgtattaagatacacaagaagacgaaagaagcagttgttgcatgcaacatcctaaattcccatcctgctgctacctctctaactagatgttgaacactagcaaatgcacaagatgcttcagaagtatatcgggaacgctaaagtgatacctgtaattatttggagtacaaaggta includes the following:
- a CDS encoding cytochrome b (encoded by transcript BESB_033310) codes for the protein MSAHYSLVIEQDSFVPYLPYYLIGLIFLQTAFGLIELSHPDNSIPVNRFVTPLHIVPEWYFLAYYAVLKVIPSKTGGLLVFMSSLINLALLSEIRALNTRMLIRQHFMTRNVVSGWVIIWVYSMIFLIIIGSAIPQATYILYGRLATIVYLTTGLVLCLY
- a CDS encoding cytochrome c oxidase subunit iii subfamily protein (encoded by transcript BESB_033320), coding for MTIMLSALSIVVSSVYLKNQHLYTSCTNIMTFTLVVAFLMLVCTEYLGLSLYINDNAFGNGLFILTGIHFSHVIVGAILVFFTQSIYSSLVTYMPTSSIMLSKSKGMLCKIFTEPFTILYLHFVETMWILIHITFYL